From a single Equus asinus isolate D_3611 breed Donkey chromosome 2, EquAss-T2T_v2, whole genome shotgun sequence genomic region:
- the SLC25A16 gene encoding solute carrier family 25 member 16 isoform X2: MAGSMAGMTAVICTYPLDMVRVRLAFQVKGEHTYTGIIHAFKTIYAKEGGFLGFYRGLMPTILGMAPYAGVSFFTFGTLKSVGLSYAPTLLGRPSSDNPNVLVLKTHINLLCGGVAGAIAQTISYPFDVTRRRMQLGTVLPEFEKCLTMRETMKYVYGHHGIRKGLYRGLSLNYIRCIPSQAVAFTTYELMKQFFHLN, from the exons gTATGACAGCAGTTATCTGCACTTACCCTCTTGACATGGTTAGAGTACGCCTAGCATTCCAGGTGAAAGGGGAACACACTTATACGGGAATTATTCATGCGTTCAAAACAATTTATGCAAAG GAAGGCGGTTTCCTTGGATTCTACAGAGGCCTGATGCCTACTATATTAGGAATGGCTCCATATGCAG gtgtttcattttttacttttggtACCTTAAAGAGTGTTGGGCTTTCCTATGCTCCTACCCTCCTTGGCAGACCTTCATCAGACAATCCTAATGTCTTAGTTTTGAAAACTCACATAAACTTACTTTGTGGTGGTGTTGCTGGAGCAATAGCACAGACAATATC ctaCCCATTTGATGTAACTCGTCGGCGAATGCAATTAGGAACTGTTCTTCCAGAATTTGAAAAGTGCCT TACTATGCGGGAGACTATGAAGTATGTCTATGGACACCATGGAATTCGAAAAGGGTTATATCGTGGTTTATCTCTTAATTACATTCGCTGCATTCCCTCTCAAGCAGTGGCTTTCACAACGTATGAACTTATGAAGCAGTTTTTTCACCTCAACTAG